In one Saccharibacillus brassicae genomic region, the following are encoded:
- a CDS encoding PolC-type DNA polymerase III, translating to MSETAERRQRLELLMRQAEMPAGAADPYFNDGHIERVEISRSNRDWKIVLVKDTLVPAQIYRTFCLQIQERLKHIAKIRFLFQYTGENRQGEIVDEYWKLFIEWAQREIPSVNGWMARAQAVTEGNMTTVSFADATSLELGRKRNIDRALTDFYAKYFGLQLQVKLNVGEGEAASQAAKAAFDEMRRRDEMAAIEKMMAEIDAEVSAGEGSENDENIKLQVGYDIRDEAIPLQNLQDEEKKVTIQGLIFGLESKELRNGSTLFTYYLTDYSDSLQMKMFAKNKEDLKVMSLLANGKWVKARGRVELDRFMQIPELVMIPSDLMEIKTPPIRMDNAENKRVEFHLHTKMSTMDAVCSIEEYVKRAAKWGHKAIAVTDHGGVQCYPDAAKAAKKNGIKMIYGVEANVVNDAVAVVLNPRDEELKTAEYIVFDIETTGLSITQNKIIEIAAVKMKEGHETGRYSTFVDPHERIPYHIQQLTNITDDMVRGAPDIDSVIREFVEFAGDGILVAHNARFDMGFIQATLKNFDLPELENPVLDTLELARLLHPTMKNHRLNTLATKYKVSLESHHRAIDDTIALGGILNGLIDEAIKERSLNNLSRLNDFVGKDLSNSRPFHCGIYALNDVGKKNLYRLISMSHTEHFKRVPCMPKSKLEKMREGLLILSGCEKGEFFEAVLNKTVEEAEEVAQFYDILEIQPLTMYMHLVDKGLVGSAEELKLAVEKVCKIGSKLNKPVVATGNAHYLDPRDKLYRDITIHGITGFSPLKDQNKPDAHLRTTEEMLEEFKFLGAEKAKEVVVTNTSELADRFEELKLFPSELYTPVIEGADQEIRDTCYSTAKAMYGDELPEVIVARLEKELGPIIKFGFSANYLISERLVKKSNQDGYLVGSRGSVGSSVVAMFLGISEVNPLPPHYVCRNSDCKHSEWFLDGSVRSGFDMPNKECPDCGSTMLGEGHDIPFETFLGFKGDKVPDIDLNFSGEYQPQAHNFTKIMFGPDNVFRAGTIGTVAEKTAFGFAKKYEEQHQKRWRSAELNRLASGCTGVKRSTGQHPGGIVVLPDYMEIEDITPVQFPADDVNAEWKTTHFDYHAFDENLLKLDILGHDDPTMMRMLQDLTGVDPTSIPMNDPKVMSMFNSTESLGVTPEQIRTPVATYGVPEMGTKFVRQMLIEAKPSSFADLLQISGLSHGTGVWLGNADQLIKNGTCNIKTVIGCRDDIMLFLIYKAGMDASLAFKITESVRKGKGLPQEWIDEMKRCKVPNWYIDSCLKIQYMFPKAHAAAYVISAVRTAYFKLYHPIEYYATYFSVRAADFEIELFCQGYEAIGRKIVEIEQKGFQALPKEKAMLPILEMALEMTARGFTFKTIDLYRSDANKFTVDGTSLLFPFSALAGLGENAAKSVASARDHGEFLSIEDFQQKSKASKTIIELLNQLGCFRGLPESNQLSLF from the coding sequence ATGAGTGAGACGGCAGAGCGCAGACAGCGGCTCGAACTGCTGATGAGGCAGGCCGAGATGCCGGCCGGCGCGGCGGACCCTTATTTTAACGACGGCCATATCGAACGGGTGGAGATCAGCCGGTCGAATCGGGATTGGAAAATCGTGCTCGTCAAAGACACGCTGGTACCGGCGCAGATCTACCGGACTTTTTGTTTGCAAATACAGGAGCGGCTGAAGCATATTGCCAAAATCCGCTTCCTGTTTCAATATACGGGCGAGAATCGGCAGGGCGAGATCGTCGACGAATACTGGAAGCTGTTCATCGAATGGGCGCAGCGCGAAATCCCTTCGGTCAACGGCTGGATGGCGCGGGCGCAGGCCGTAACGGAAGGGAACATGACGACCGTATCGTTTGCCGACGCGACGTCGCTGGAACTGGGCCGCAAACGGAATATCGATCGCGCGCTGACCGATTTTTACGCCAAATATTTCGGACTTCAACTTCAGGTGAAGCTTAACGTGGGCGAAGGAGAAGCGGCTTCGCAGGCCGCCAAAGCGGCATTCGACGAGATGCGCCGCCGCGACGAGATGGCCGCGATCGAGAAGATGATGGCCGAGATCGACGCCGAAGTCAGTGCGGGCGAAGGCAGCGAGAACGACGAGAACATCAAGCTGCAGGTCGGCTACGATATTCGCGACGAAGCGATTCCGCTGCAGAACCTGCAGGACGAAGAGAAGAAAGTGACGATCCAGGGTCTGATTTTCGGCCTGGAGAGCAAGGAACTTCGCAACGGCAGCACGCTGTTCACTTACTATCTGACGGATTACAGCGATTCGCTGCAGATGAAAATGTTCGCCAAGAACAAAGAAGACCTCAAAGTGATGAGCCTGCTGGCCAACGGCAAGTGGGTCAAAGCGCGCGGGCGCGTCGAATTGGACCGGTTCATGCAGATTCCGGAACTCGTCATGATCCCGTCGGACCTGATGGAGATCAAAACGCCGCCGATTCGTATGGACAACGCGGAGAACAAACGGGTCGAGTTCCACCTGCATACGAAGATGAGTACGATGGACGCCGTCTGCTCGATCGAAGAGTACGTCAAGCGCGCGGCGAAATGGGGCCACAAAGCGATCGCGGTCACCGACCACGGCGGCGTGCAATGTTACCCGGACGCGGCCAAAGCGGCCAAAAAGAACGGCATCAAAATGATCTACGGCGTCGAAGCGAACGTGGTCAACGATGCGGTAGCCGTCGTGCTCAATCCGCGTGACGAAGAATTGAAGACGGCCGAGTATATCGTATTCGATATCGAGACCACCGGCCTGTCGATCACGCAGAACAAGATCATCGAGATCGCCGCGGTCAAAATGAAAGAAGGGCACGAGACGGGGCGGTATTCCACGTTCGTCGATCCGCATGAGCGTATTCCGTACCATATCCAGCAGCTGACCAACATTACGGACGACATGGTGCGCGGTGCGCCCGATATCGACAGCGTTATCCGCGAGTTTGTCGAATTTGCCGGCGACGGCATTTTGGTGGCGCACAACGCAAGGTTCGATATGGGCTTCATTCAGGCGACGCTGAAAAACTTCGACCTGCCCGAACTTGAGAATCCTGTGCTCGATACGCTGGAACTTGCGCGATTGCTGCATCCGACGATGAAAAATCACCGGTTGAACACGCTCGCGACCAAATACAAAGTGTCGCTCGAAAGCCATCACCGCGCGATCGACGATACGATAGCGCTCGGCGGCATCCTGAACGGACTGATCGACGAAGCGATCAAAGAGCGCAGCCTCAACAACCTGAGCCGGCTGAACGATTTCGTCGGCAAAGACCTGTCCAACTCCCGTCCGTTCCACTGCGGCATCTACGCGTTGAACGATGTCGGCAAAAAGAACCTGTACCGCCTTATTTCCATGTCGCATACCGAGCATTTCAAACGGGTGCCGTGCATGCCCAAATCGAAGCTTGAGAAAATGCGCGAAGGGCTGCTGATTTTGTCCGGCTGCGAAAAAGGCGAGTTTTTCGAAGCGGTGCTCAACAAAACAGTTGAAGAAGCGGAAGAAGTGGCGCAGTTCTACGACATTCTGGAGATCCAGCCGCTCACCATGTACATGCATCTGGTGGACAAAGGGCTCGTCGGCAGCGCGGAAGAATTGAAGCTTGCGGTCGAAAAAGTGTGCAAGATCGGCAGCAAGCTGAACAAGCCGGTCGTGGCGACAGGCAATGCGCATTATCTCGATCCCCGCGACAAGCTGTACCGCGACATTACGATCCACGGCATTACCGGCTTCAGCCCGCTCAAAGACCAGAACAAGCCCGACGCGCATCTGCGCACGACGGAAGAGATGCTGGAAGAGTTCAAGTTTTTGGGCGCGGAAAAAGCCAAAGAAGTCGTCGTGACCAACACCTCGGAGCTTGCGGACCGGTTCGAGGAACTCAAGCTGTTTCCTTCCGAACTGTATACGCCGGTTATCGAAGGCGCCGATCAGGAGATCCGCGATACCTGTTATTCGACAGCCAAAGCGATGTACGGCGACGAACTGCCGGAAGTGATCGTGGCACGATTGGAAAAAGAACTCGGACCGATCATCAAGTTCGGCTTCTCCGCCAACTATCTCATTTCCGAACGGTTGGTCAAAAAGTCGAACCAGGACGGCTATCTGGTCGGTTCGCGGGGTTCCGTCGGCTCGTCCGTCGTCGCCATGTTCCTCGGCATCTCCGAGGTCAATCCGCTGCCGCCGCATTACGTGTGCCGCAATTCCGACTGCAAACACAGCGAATGGTTCCTTGACGGCAGCGTGCGAAGCGGTTTTGACATGCCGAACAAAGAGTGTCCCGACTGCGGGTCGACGATGCTCGGCGAAGGGCACGATATTCCGTTCGAGACGTTCCTCGGCTTCAAGGGCGACAAAGTTCCCGATATCGACTTGAACTTCTCCGGCGAATACCAGCCGCAGGCGCATAATTTTACCAAAATCATGTTCGGGCCGGACAATGTGTTCCGGGCGGGCACGATCGGCACGGTCGCGGAGAAGACGGCTTTCGGGTTTGCGAAAAAGTACGAAGAACAGCATCAGAAGCGCTGGCGTTCGGCGGAGCTGAACCGGCTCGCTTCCGGCTGTACCGGCGTCAAGCGCAGCACCGGGCAGCACCCGGGCGGTATCGTCGTGCTGCCGGACTACATGGAGATCGAAGACATCACGCCGGTGCAGTTCCCGGCCGACGACGTGAACGCGGAATGGAAAACGACACATTTCGATTATCACGCGTTCGACGAGAACCTGCTCAAGCTCGATATTCTGGGCCACGACGATCCGACGATGATGCGGATGCTGCAGGATCTCACCGGCGTCGATCCGACGAGCATTCCGATGAACGATCCCAAAGTCATGAGCATGTTCAATTCGACGGAATCGCTTGGCGTTACGCCGGAGCAGATCCGTACGCCGGTCGCGACGTACGGCGTGCCGGAGATGGGCACCAAGTTCGTCCGCCAGATGCTGATCGAAGCCAAGCCGTCGAGCTTTGCGGATTTGCTGCAAATCTCGGGACTTTCGCACGGAACGGGCGTATGGCTCGGCAACGCCGACCAACTGATCAAGAACGGAACGTGCAACATCAAGACCGTAATCGGCTGCCGGGACGATATCATGCTGTTCCTGATCTACAAAGCCGGCATGGATGCGAGCCTCGCGTTCAAGATTACGGAAAGCGTACGGAAAGGCAAAGGGCTGCCGCAGGAATGGATCGACGAGATGAAGCGCTGCAAAGTGCCGAACTGGTACATCGATTCCTGCCTCAAAATCCAGTATATGTTCCCGAAAGCCCACGCCGCGGCTTACGTTATCTCGGCCGTGCGGACCGCTTATTTCAAGCTGTACCATCCGATCGAATACTACGCGACGTATTTCTCGGTCCGCGCGGCGGATTTCGAAATCGAATTGTTCTGCCAGGGATACGAAGCGATCGGCCGCAAGATCGTCGAGATCGAGCAAAAAGGCTTCCAGGCGCTGCCGAAAGAAAAAGCGATGCTGCCGATTTTGGAAATGGCGCTCGAAATGACGGCCCGCGGATTCACGTTCAAGACGATCGACCTGTACCGCTCAGACGCCAACAAGTTCACGGTGGACGGAACGAGCCTCCTGTTCCCGTTCTCGGCGCTTGCCGGTCTCGGCGAAAACGCCGCGAAAAGCGTCGCTTCGGCGCGCGACCACGGCGAATTCCTGTCGATCGAAGACTTCCAGCAAAAATCGAAAGCTTCCAAAACGATCATCGAACTGCTGAACCAGCTGGGCTGTTTCCGCGGCCTGCCGGAGAGCAACCAGCTGTCGCTGTTCTGA
- the rnpM gene encoding RNase P modulator RnpM, producing MKTKKVPLRKCVASQEMLPKKELIRVVRTPEGRIEIDLTGKKSGRGAYLRADADCFRLAQKNKSLDRALKQPVPIEIYEQLARDFIRVEQQFRELQEKEADDE from the coding sequence ATGAAAACGAAAAAGGTTCCGCTGCGCAAGTGCGTGGCAAGCCAGGAAATGCTGCCCAAAAAAGAATTGATCCGGGTCGTCCGCACGCCGGAAGGCCGGATCGAAATCGATTTGACGGGCAAAAAATCAGGCAGAGGCGCTTATCTGCGCGCGGACGCGGACTGCTTCAGGCTCGCCCAGAAGAACAAGTCGCTCGACCGCGCGCTCAAGCAGCCGGTGCCGATCGAAATTTACGAACAACTCGCCCGGGATTTTATCCGGGTCGAGCAACAATTCCGGGAATTGCAGGAGAAAGAAGCAGACGATGAATAA
- the infB gene encoding translation initiation factor IF-2: protein MSKPENKVRVYEYAKSLDMSSKEIITILKRLEMPVNNHMSVMETDAIGKVEQFFQKIKSNASKPASPSSKPQSNGDQTTKTLQEKQVGMNNKPQTPNSSQSQSQSGNRPQGSRPSSVGGGQSRPQSSGGASRPAASGQGQRPSGGGQGTTGQRPSGTSPSSQNRPGGTSSQGRSGTPSSSSNSSYGGNRSSGGQGGQGGNRTGTGGPGGGNRSGGGGQGGRPGQRRSDDSRGGFRGGQGGRGGKGGRGGNRNQPPREKIDNTPKKIIVRGTMTVGETAKLLHKDASEVIKKLIMLGVMATINQELDLETIQLLAGDFGVEVEIKIPVEDDRFETLEETDDEAELKERPPVVTIMGHVDHGKTTLLDAIRSTNVTGGEAGGITQHIGAYQVEINNKKITFLDTPGHEAFTAMRARGAQVTDMTIIVVAADDGVMPQTVEAVNHAKAANLPIIVAVNKIDKPGADPDRVKQELTEYGLVPEEWGGDTIFVNVSAKQRMGLEGLLEMILLVAEVNDYKANPDKRARGTVIEAELDKGRGPVARILVQHGTLKVGDAFVAGNCFGRIRAMVNDKGRRLKEVGPSTPVEITGLTEVPQAGDPFMVFEDERKARSIADKRSITQRESDMGANTRVTLDDLFKHIKDGEIKDLNVIIKGDVQGSVEALKGSLGKIEVEGVRVKIIHSGAGAINESDIILAAASNAIVIGFNVRPDNQAALTAEQEKVDIRLHRVIYNVIEEIEQAMKGMLDPIFKETVIGQAEVRSTFKVTKVGVIAGSMVIQGKIARNAEARLIRGGIVIYEGKIDSLKRYKDDAKEVAQGYECGITLDYNDIKEGDIIEAYVMEAVER from the coding sequence TTGAGTAAACCAGAGAACAAAGTTCGGGTCTATGAATACGCCAAATCGCTCGACATGAGCAGTAAAGAAATCATTACCATTTTGAAAAGACTCGAAATGCCGGTGAACAATCACATGAGTGTGATGGAAACGGACGCGATCGGCAAAGTGGAACAATTTTTTCAGAAGATCAAGTCGAATGCCTCCAAACCGGCATCTCCAAGCAGCAAGCCGCAATCGAACGGTGACCAAACAACAAAAACTTTACAAGAAAAGCAGGTAGGTATGAATAATAAACCACAAACCCCAAACAGTAGTCAGTCGCAAAGTCAAAGCGGTAACCGTCCGCAGGGCAGCCGTCCTTCTTCCGTAGGCGGAGGACAAAGCCGTCCGCAAAGCAGCGGCGGCGCAAGCCGTCCCGCAGCAAGCGGACAAGGGCAGCGTCCTAGCGGCGGCGGCCAAGGTACGACGGGCCAGCGCCCTAGCGGCACAAGCCCAAGTTCGCAAAACCGTCCTGGCGGCACTTCTTCGCAAGGCCGCAGCGGTACGCCTTCGAGTTCTTCAAACAGCAGCTACGGCGGCAATCGCAGCAGCGGCGGTCAAGGAGGCCAAGGCGGTAACCGTACCGGTACCGGCGGTCCAGGCGGCGGCAATCGCAGCGGCGGCGGAGGCCAGGGCGGACGTCCGGGCCAGCGTCGTTCCGACGACAGCCGTGGCGGATTCCGCGGCGGTCAAGGCGGACGCGGAGGCAAAGGCGGACGCGGTGGCAATCGCAACCAGCCGCCAAGAGAGAAGATCGACAATACGCCGAAGAAAATTATCGTGCGCGGCACGATGACGGTCGGCGAAACAGCCAAACTGCTGCATAAGGATGCTTCGGAAGTCATCAAGAAGCTGATCATGCTCGGCGTTATGGCCACGATCAACCAAGAGCTCGATCTGGAGACGATTCAGCTGCTCGCCGGCGATTTCGGCGTCGAAGTGGAAATCAAGATCCCGGTCGAAGACGATCGTTTCGAGACGCTCGAAGAAACCGACGACGAGGCGGAACTCAAAGAACGTCCTCCGGTCGTTACGATCATGGGTCACGTCGACCACGGTAAAACGACGCTGCTCGACGCTATTCGTTCCACGAACGTAACCGGCGGCGAAGCAGGCGGCATTACTCAGCATATCGGCGCTTACCAGGTCGAAATTAACAACAAAAAAATTACGTTCCTGGATACGCCGGGCCACGAAGCCTTCACGGCGATGCGTGCACGCGGCGCCCAGGTTACCGATATGACGATCATCGTCGTAGCGGCGGACGACGGCGTTATGCCTCAGACGGTCGAAGCCGTTAACCACGCGAAAGCGGCGAACCTGCCGATCATCGTGGCGGTCAACAAAATCGACAAGCCGGGTGCCGATCCGGACCGCGTCAAGCAGGAACTGACCGAGTACGGCCTCGTTCCGGAAGAGTGGGGCGGCGACACGATCTTCGTCAACGTTTCCGCGAAACAAAGAATGGGCCTGGAAGGCCTGCTTGAAATGATTCTGCTCGTAGCCGAAGTCAACGACTACAAAGCGAATCCGGACAAGCGTGCGCGCGGTACGGTCATCGAAGCCGAGCTGGACAAAGGCCGCGGACCGGTTGCACGGATTCTCGTTCAGCACGGTACGCTCAAAGTGGGCGACGCCTTCGTGGCAGGCAACTGCTTCGGCCGTATCCGGGCGATGGTGAACGACAAAGGCCGCCGTCTGAAGGAAGTCGGCCCTTCGACTCCGGTCGAAATTACGGGTCTGACCGAAGTGCCGCAGGCGGGCGATCCGTTCATGGTCTTCGAAGACGAGCGCAAAGCGCGCAGCATCGCCGACAAGCGTTCGATCACGCAGCGCGAATCGGATATGGGCGCCAATACCCGCGTTACGCTTGACGATCTGTTCAAGCATATCAAGGACGGCGAGATCAAAGACCTTAACGTCATCATCAAAGGCGACGTGCAAGGTTCGGTCGAAGCCCTCAAAGGCTCGCTCGGCAAGATCGAAGTGGAAGGCGTGCGCGTCAAGATCATTCACAGCGGCGCCGGCGCGATCAACGAGTCGGACATTATTCTGGCGGCGGCTTCCAATGCCATCGTGATCGGTTTCAACGTTCGCCCGGACAACCAGGCCGCGCTGACAGCCGAGCAGGAGAAAGTCGACATTCGTCTGCACCGCGTCATCTACAACGTGATCGAAGAAATCGAACAAGCCATGAAGGGCATGCTCGATCCGATCTTCAAAGAAACGGTCATCGGCCAAGCCGAAGTCCGCAGCACGTTCAAAGTTACGAAAGTCGGCGTAATCGCAGGCTCCATGGTCATTCAGGGCAAAATTGCGCGTAATGCGGAAGCTCGCCTGATCCGTGGCGGCATCGTCATTTACGAAGGCAAGATCGACTCGCTGAAGCGTTACAAAGACGACGCCAAAGAAGTCGCTCAAGGCTACGAGTGCGGCATTACGCTCGATTACAACGATATCAAAGAAGGCGACATCATCGAAGCCTATGTGATGGAAGCCGTCGAGCGCTAA
- a CDS encoding L7Ae/L30e/S12e/Gadd45 family ribosomal protein, whose protein sequence is MNNELSGLGLAMRAGKMVTGDELVLRAIRSREAKLIVLAGDASPNTQKKFRDKCGTYGVPLLIGFDRERLGASIGKPERLVLALTDQGFADMIRRKLGTTSEVEYIE, encoded by the coding sequence ATGAATAATGAGCTTTCGGGACTGGGGCTGGCCATGCGCGCCGGAAAGATGGTTACCGGAGACGAGTTGGTCCTTAGAGCCATCCGGTCGCGCGAAGCCAAGTTGATCGTTTTGGCCGGCGACGCCTCACCCAATACCCAAAAAAAGTTTCGAGACAAGTGCGGAACGTACGGCGTTCCCCTGCTTATCGGTTTCGACCGCGAGCGTCTCGGCGCCAGCATCGGCAAGCCGGAAAGACTCGTGCTTGCATTAACGGACCAGGGGTTCGCCGACATGATCCGCAGGAAACTGGGGACAACGTCGGAGGTGGAGTATATTGAGTAA
- the rbfA gene encoding 30S ribosome-binding factor RbfA has product MAKIRVGRVAEEIKKELSQLIQSELKDPRIGFVTVTDVEVTGDLSEANVYLSIFGDEDQKQQSLAGIAKATGFLRTEIGKRIRLRHTPALFFHVDESIAYGNKIDVLLGQIKKEEPVNNKKGDGDADV; this is encoded by the coding sequence ATGGCTAAGATTAGAGTAGGCCGGGTTGCGGAAGAGATCAAGAAGGAACTCAGCCAGCTTATCCAGAGCGAACTCAAAGATCCCCGGATCGGATTCGTTACCGTCACCGACGTAGAGGTGACGGGCGACCTGTCCGAAGCGAACGTATATCTGAGCATTTTCGGCGATGAGGACCAGAAGCAGCAGTCGTTGGCGGGTATCGCCAAAGCGACAGGCTTCCTTCGGACCGAGATCGGCAAGCGGATTCGGCTGCGGCATACGCCGGCACTGTTTTTCCATGTCGATGAATCGATCGCCTATGGCAACAAGATCGACGTTCTGCTCGGTCAGATCAAAAAAGAAGAACCAGTCAACAACAAAAAAGGAGACGGCGATGCGGACGTATGA
- the nusA gene encoding transcription termination factor NusA: MSTDFIEALNELERDRGISKEILFEAIEAALISSYKRNFNTAQNVRVDMNRNTGVIKVYARKLVAEEVLDDRTEISLEGAREINPHLQIDDIAELEVTPRDFGRIAAQTAKQVVTQRIREAERGLIYNAFVDKTEDIVTGTVQRMDARNLYVDLGKIEAALPLTELMPGEKFAHNERIKGYITKVENTTKGPQIILSRTHPGLLKRLFELEVPEIFDGVVEIKSVAREAGFRSKIAVYSRNPEVDPVGSCVGPKGIRVQTIVGELRGEKIDIVNYSESVEEYVANALSPSKVIEVEVFEAEKMARVIVPDYQLSLAIGIKGQNARLAAKLTGWKIDIKSETQAEEEFGRERTYDGEMPQDSVSID, translated from the coding sequence ATGAGTACGGATTTCATTGAAGCTTTGAACGAGCTGGAGCGGGATAGAGGAATCAGCAAGGAGATTCTTTTCGAAGCGATTGAAGCGGCGCTGATTTCGAGTTACAAGCGCAATTTCAATACGGCTCAAAACGTGCGTGTGGATATGAATCGCAATACCGGGGTAATAAAAGTATATGCGCGTAAATTGGTCGCGGAGGAAGTGCTCGACGACAGAACCGAAATTTCGCTCGAAGGCGCGCGGGAGATCAACCCGCATCTGCAAATCGACGATATCGCGGAACTCGAAGTGACGCCTCGCGACTTTGGCCGCATCGCCGCCCAAACGGCGAAGCAGGTCGTAACGCAGCGCATACGCGAAGCGGAACGCGGTTTGATCTACAACGCATTCGTCGACAAGACGGAAGACATCGTGACGGGAACCGTGCAGCGCATGGACGCCCGGAACCTGTATGTCGATCTCGGCAAGATCGAAGCGGCGCTGCCGCTGACCGAACTGATGCCGGGTGAGAAGTTCGCGCATAACGAACGGATCAAAGGCTACATCACGAAGGTCGAGAATACGACCAAAGGGCCGCAGATCATCTTGTCCCGGACGCATCCGGGCCTGCTGAAGCGGTTGTTCGAACTTGAAGTGCCCGAAATTTTCGACGGAGTCGTCGAAATCAAGTCGGTTGCGCGCGAAGCGGGCTTCCGCTCCAAAATCGCGGTCTACTCCCGCAATCCCGAAGTCGATCCGGTCGGTTCCTGCGTAGGCCCAAAAGGCATCCGCGTACAGACCATCGTAGGCGAGCTTCGCGGCGAGAAGATCGATATCGTCAATTACTCCGAGAGCGTGGAAGAATATGTGGCGAACGCCCTTAGCCCTTCCAAGGTGATCGAAGTCGAAGTGTTCGAAGCCGAGAAAATGGCCCGCGTCATCGTGCCCGACTATCAACTGTCGCTTGCGATCGGGATCAAAGGCCAAAACGCCCGCCTTGCGGCGAAGCTGACCGGCTGGAAGATCGATATCAAGAGCGAGACGCAGGCCGAGGAAGAATTCGGCAGAGAACGCACGTACGACGGCGAAATGCCGCAGGACTCCGTGTCTATTGACTAG
- the rimP gene encoding ribosome maturation factor RimP, translating to MSTPKIKSTVEEMIEPYLNEQGFELVDVEYVKEGGSYFLRIYVDKDGGIDIDDCGQISEYMSQKLDENDPIEEAYFLEVSSPGAERPLKKAEDVLKSVGKDVFVTTYEPIGGSKEFEGKLLSFEEGELVIAIGKKQAAVPYDKVASARLAIIF from the coding sequence TTGAGCACACCAAAGATTAAATCAACCGTAGAAGAGATGATCGAACCGTACCTGAACGAACAGGGATTCGAACTGGTCGACGTGGAATACGTCAAGGAAGGCGGAAGCTATTTCTTGCGCATTTACGTGGACAAGGACGGAGGCATCGATATCGACGACTGCGGGCAGATCAGCGAGTACATGAGCCAGAAACTGGACGAGAACGATCCGATCGAGGAGGCTTACTTCCTGGAAGTGTCTTCGCCGGGAGCCGAACGTCCGCTCAAAAAAGCGGAAGACGTCCTGAAATCGGTCGGTAAAGACGTTTTCGTTACGACTTACGAGCCGATCGGCGGATCGAAGGAATTCGAAGGCAAGCTGCTTTCGTTCGAAGAGGGAGAACTTGTGATCGCCATCGGCAAGAAGCAGGCGGCTGTGCCTTACGACAAGGTCGCCAGCGCCAGACTGGCTATTATTTTCTAA
- a CDS encoding DHH family phosphoesterase: MRTYEQDLIDARRFIEEHDDFLVVAHVQPDGDAVSSTLAVGWLLSRLGKTFTLINEGPIPQRMTYMAGAADILDMSRTERTRTYGNVICVDCADFKRVGLVSEWMEPEANMLNVDHHPTNDGYGTCTLIKADAAATAEILYDLLASFELGWDREIAEMLYTGILTDTGGFRYSSTSPKVMQIASHLLELGVNGPDLADSLLEQLTKPQFDVLTIALGTLEMSGDGRVAWVHVTPEHMLQTGASNEDLEGIVNYPRNIQGVEVGVLFKVITDNAVKASMRSAGKVDVAAIAAEFGGGGHVRAAGCRMEGSLQEVTRKVIERIQQSL; the protein is encoded by the coding sequence ATGCGGACGTATGAGCAGGATTTGATCGATGCGCGACGATTTATCGAAGAGCACGATGATTTCCTGGTCGTGGCGCACGTACAGCCCGACGGAGATGCAGTCAGTTCCACCCTTGCGGTGGGCTGGCTTCTCTCGCGTTTGGGCAAAACCTTCACGTTGATCAACGAAGGGCCGATTCCCCAACGTATGACGTACATGGCCGGCGCGGCCGACATTCTCGATATGAGTCGGACGGAACGCACCCGGACGTACGGGAATGTCATCTGTGTGGACTGTGCGGATTTCAAACGCGTCGGCCTCGTATCGGAATGGATGGAGCCGGAAGCGAACATGCTGAACGTCGACCATCATCCGACCAACGACGGGTACGGGACCTGTACGCTGATCAAAGCCGATGCGGCCGCGACGGCAGAGATCCTGTACGATCTTTTGGCTTCGTTCGAACTGGGCTGGGATCGCGAAATCGCGGAAATGCTCTATACCGGCATTTTGACCGATACGGGCGGTTTCCGGTATTCCAGCACTTCGCCCAAGGTGATGCAGATCGCTTCGCATTTGCTTGAACTCGGCGTCAACGGTCCGGATCTGGCGGATTCGCTGCTCGAACAGTTGACCAAGCCGCAGTTCGACGTGCTGACGATCGCGCTCGGCACGCTGGAAATGTCCGGCGACGGCCGGGTGGCGTGGGTGCATGTGACGCCTGAACATATGCTTCAGACCGGCGCTTCCAACGAAGATCTGGAAGGGATCGTCAATTATCCGCGCAATATTCAGGGCGTCGAAGTCGGCGTTCTATTCAAAGTCATCACCGATAATGCGGTCAAGGCCAGCATGCGCTCCGCCGGAAAAGTGGACGTGGCCGCCATTGCCGCCGAATTCGGCGGAGGCGGGCATGTGCGCGCTGCCGGATGCCGCATGGAAGGGTCGCTGCAGGAAGTGACCCGTAAGGTGATCGAAAGGATTCAACAATCGCTATGA